ATTCAACGCCGGTTACAATAATGGCCACCACCAGGCCCCACCAGCTATAACTGGTAAAGATCAAAATAATGGCCGACGCGGTGAGATAAAAGGCCGCGCTGCCTTCCAGCGTTTTTTCCCAGAAGTAGTTTTTGCCGTAAAGCTGACCGACAATGGCCGCCAGCGGATCGGCCAGGGCAACGAACAACAAAGCCGGCACCGCCTGTTTTTCTTTAAACAAAATAACGGTAGCCGCCATTCCGACAAAGAGCATGGTTGCCCCGGTTAATCGGCGCTCTGTTTCCGCTTGTTTGAGCAGCTTACCAAATATATTTAAAAATATTTTTTTGGCAAGGGAAAATTTCAGTCGCAATAAATCCGCCGTTAAAAAACCCACCGCCAGCACAACCGTTAGCCACTTTACCGCCAGTTCATTGTGTGAATAGTGGTAATACAAGGGAATAAGGGCAGTGGCAAAATGGATGGCTTTTCGTTGCAGCAGCATCCGCAAAGAAAGCGTCTGGTTCACGCCTCTTCCCCACTGGTAGAGATCACCGATTTCAAGGCGCGGCAGGCCCTGGCGATATCGCCGTTGTTAAAGACCGAGCTGCCGGCCACCAGCACATCGGCCCCGGCTTTAAGCGCCTGTTTTGCCGTCCGCACATCAATTCCGCCGTCCACTTCGATTAAAAAATCCGCTTTGTATTCCGAACGCCATTGGTTTAACGTCGCTATCTTTTCAACGGCGTAAGGAATAAACGCCTGTCCGCCAAAGCCGGGATTTACCGACATCACCAGTACCAGGTCCACTTCTTTTAGCAAGTGTTGAACGGTCATTACCGGCGTGGCCGGATTAAGCGAAATACCCGCTTTACAATTTAGCGCCTTAATGCGCTTAACGGCCCGATCCAGGTGCCAGCAGGCCTCCTGATGAATGGTTAAATAATCTGCCCCGGCTGCGGCAAACCATTCCACAAATTGCATGGGATTGCTGACCATCAGATGGACATCCAGCGGCAGACGCGTGATCTTTTTTAAGGCCTTTACCATGGAAGGGCCAAAGGTCATGTTGGGCACAAAATGGCCGTCCATCACATCCACGTGGATTAAATCGGCGCCGTTTTTTTCGACCATTGCGATCTGCTCTTCCAGTTTCAGCAGGTCCGCAGACAGAATAGAAGGTGCCAGAAAAGCCACAATTACTCCTCGCGATTTTCGTTCATCGGTAGTTTACTGACCACTAATTTTACGCTCTGTATGTTTTCTATCGGCGTGCCGGATTTTACACTCTGGCTGAGTACGGTCTCCGGCAAAACGTCATCCCGCGTCTCATATTCGATTTGAATATCTTTAATGCCCAGCAACTGTAACTGTCTCTTGGCCATATTTAAGCTCTTGCCCGCCACATCGGGCATGACCTTTTGCTGCGGGTACGGGCCCAGGCTGATGGTTAAATCGATTTTAGTGCCTTTTTTAACCGGTTGACCCTGGGGATACGACTGGCCAATCACCACATTTTCTAAAGCCAGGTCGGAATATTCGTAATACAATGCGCCCAATTCCAGACCGTTGGCTTTTAGAATCAACTCCGCCTCGCGCGGTGATTTAAAGAACAAATTGGGCATGGTAATCGGTTTTTCGCCGATGCTGATGGTCAAATAGACGTGCCGCCCCTTTTTTACTTTACTGTATGCCGCCGGATTTTGCTCGACAACCGTTCCCGGCTCAAAATGTTCATCGTAAACGGAATCGGCAATCACCACGCCAAAGCCCTTTTCCTGCAGAATTTTTTTCGCTTCGTCTATTTTCATGGTTACGACATCGGGCAGCTCAAACTCTTCGCCCAACCGCACATACCAGGGCATAATCAGGTTGTCAAATAACAGGACAATAAATACAAAAGCAAAAAAGGCCAGAATAAATTTGGTTATTTTAAAACGAAAAATTTTTGTTAAGAATTCGGAGTCCATTTTACCAATCCATTGTTAATTGATTTTTAATTTAACAAGTTCAAGCCATTACCGGCAATTTTATTTGTTAGCGGCGCCTGAACGATTAAAAATCGGGCAGCGGAATTCCCTGGCGGGGCTTATTTGCTCTCGACAATTAACGTTACCGGGC
This sequence is a window from Caldithrix abyssi DSM 13497. Protein-coding genes within it:
- a CDS encoding diacylglycerol/polyprenol kinase family protein; the encoded protein is MNQTLSLRMLLQRKAIHFATALIPLYYHYSHNELAVKWLTVVLAVGFLTADLLRLKFSLAKKIFLNIFGKLLKQAETERRLTGATMLFVGMAATVILFKEKQAVPALLFVALADPLAAIVGQLYGKNYFWEKTLEGSAAFYLTASAIILIFTSYSWWGLVVAIIVTGVELLPMNMDDNLVIPLATAFLLALG
- the rpe gene encoding ribulose-phosphate 3-epimerase yields the protein MAFLAPSILSADLLKLEEQIAMVEKNGADLIHVDVMDGHFVPNMTFGPSMVKALKKITRLPLDVHLMVSNPMQFVEWFAAAGADYLTIHQEACWHLDRAVKRIKALNCKAGISLNPATPVMTVQHLLKEVDLVLVMSVNPGFGGQAFIPYAVEKIATLNQWRSEYKADFLIEVDGGIDVRTAKQALKAGADVLVAGSSVFNNGDIARACRALKSVISTSGEEA
- a CDS encoding PASTA domain-containing protein, with the translated sequence MDSEFLTKIFRFKITKFILAFFAFVFIVLLFDNLIMPWYVRLGEEFELPDVVTMKIDEAKKILQEKGFGVVIADSVYDEHFEPGTVVEQNPAAYSKVKKGRHVYLTISIGEKPITMPNLFFKSPREAELILKANGLELGALYYEYSDLALENVVIGQSYPQGQPVKKGTKIDLTISLGPYPQQKVMPDVAGKSLNMAKRQLQLLGIKDIQIEYETRDDVLPETVLSQSVKSGTPIENIQSVKLVVSKLPMNENREE